In a genomic window of Asticcacaulis sp.:
- a CDS encoding NADH-quinone oxidoreductase subunit J, with protein sequence MTVIAIAFYLLALVTLASGLMVITAKNPVHSVLYLILAFFSAAGLFILLGAEFLAMLLVVVYVGAVAVLFLFVVMMLDVDFVKLRQGFANYLPIGLVVGLVLMGELVAISIAVATKGAAAGNQPLVATAAEPNIKLIGHALYSTYIYLFEAAGFVLLVAMVGAIVLTLRTRPNVKRQDIFSQVTRRRKDAVEIVPVKTGEGISE encoded by the coding sequence ATGACTGTAATCGCTATCGCCTTTTATCTTCTGGCCTTGGTGACCCTGGCTTCCGGCCTGATGGTCATCACCGCCAAGAACCCGGTACACAGCGTGCTGTACCTCATCCTGGCCTTCTTCTCGGCGGCCGGCCTGTTCATCCTGCTGGGCGCTGAATTCCTCGCCATGCTGCTGGTCGTCGTCTATGTCGGCGCCGTGGCGGTTCTGTTCCTGTTTGTCGTCATGATGCTTGATGTCGACTTCGTGAAACTGCGCCAGGGATTTGCCAACTACCTGCCGATCGGGCTTGTGGTCGGGCTCGTGCTGATGGGCGAACTCGTCGCCATCAGCATCGCCGTGGCGACCAAGGGCGCCGCCGCCGGCAATCAGCCACTGGTGGCGACTGCGGCCGAGCCGAACATCAAGCTGATAGGTCACGCGCTCTATTCGACCTACATCTATCTGTTCGAGGCCGCCGGTTTCGTACTTCTGGTCGCCATGGTCGGCGCCATCGTGCTGACCCTGCGTACCCGCCCGAACGTCAAGCGCCAGGATATTTTCAGCCAGGTCACGCGCCGCCGCAAGGATGCGGTCGAAATCGTGCCTGTCAAAACCGGAGAAGGTATTTCGGAATGA
- the nuoI gene encoding NADH-quinone oxidoreductase subunit NuoI: MISRLVSGIKGALLLDFVGATGLAVKYMFKHKATINYPFEKGPLSPRFRGEHALRRYENGEERCIACKLCEAICPAQAITIEAEPRADGSRRTTRYDIDMVKCIYCGLCQEACPVDAIVEGPNFEFSTDTREELLYDKQRLLANGDRWEREIARSLELDAPYR, translated from the coding sequence ATGATTTCCCGTCTTGTTTCAGGCATTAAGGGCGCCTTGCTTCTCGATTTCGTGGGGGCCACCGGCCTGGCCGTGAAATACATGTTCAAGCACAAGGCCACGATCAACTATCCGTTCGAGAAGGGCCCTCTCAGCCCGCGTTTCCGTGGCGAACACGCCCTGCGCCGGTATGAAAACGGTGAAGAGCGCTGCATCGCCTGCAAGCTGTGCGAAGCTATCTGCCCGGCCCAGGCCATCACCATCGAGGCCGAACCGCGCGCCGACGGCAGCCGCCGCACCACGCGCTACGACATCGACATGGTGAAGTGCATCTATTGCGGCCTGTGCCAGGAAGCCTGCCCGGTTGACGCCATCGTCGAAGGGCCGAATTTTGAATTCTCGACCGATACCCGCGAGGAACTTCTGTACGACAAGCAACGGCTTCTGGCCAACGGCGACCGCTGGGAACGCGAAATCGCCCGTTCGCTCGAACTCGACGCGCCGTATCGTTAA
- the nuoK gene encoding NADH-quinone oxidoreductase subunit NuoK, translated as MTIDLVHYLTVSAILFTIGVLGIFLNRRNIIIILMSLELILLSTNINFVAFSSYLHNVQGQIMAMFVLTVAAAEAAVGLAILVTFFRNRGDIAVDDASMMKG; from the coding sequence ATGACTATAGATCTCGTCCACTATCTCACGGTTTCGGCTATCCTGTTCACCATCGGCGTGCTGGGGATTTTCCTCAATCGACGCAACATCATCATCATCCTGATGTCGCTCGAACTGATCCTGCTGTCGACCAACATCAATTTCGTGGCCTTCTCGTCCTACCTGCATAATGTGCAGGGACAGATCATGGCCATGTTCGTCCTGACCGTCGCCGCGGCCGAAGCCGCCGTCGGCCTCGCCATCCTCGTTACTTTCTTCCGTAATCGCGGCGATATCGCCGTCGATGACGCCAGCATGATGAAAGGATAA